ATGGCGGCTTCTATGGACGAAGCGGCAGCAATGGTATCTGCGGTAGAAGAAAACAACGTTGCCTTTAACCTTGGCACAAACCGTCGGTGGCATACAGGTTTTGACAAGATGAAGGAGATTATCGACAGTGGTGAAATCGGTAAACTCCGAACCTTGATTATCTATTCAAACGCTACACTTTTCAACTCAGCCAGCCATCATTTCGACTTAATTTTACGTTTGAATAGCGATGTGCCTGCGAGTTGGATCACAGGGTATCTTCCACAAGGCAATTCCATTTTTGATGGAGATGTGCTGCAAGTGGATCCGACGGGTGGCGGAACAATCCAGTTTGAAAATGGTGTGACGGCACATGCATTGTTAACACCACGGGGTAGTGAATGGGAAGCAATTTGTGATGGCGGAACCGTTACGTGCTGGAACAACGGTTGGCAGTGGCATCTCCGTAAACGGCAAGATGTCCCCGGGTGGCGGACGTGTCAGGTCCCTGAAACCTTTCCTGAATTTGAACATACCAGTAGCACAGCAAACTTGGTTAAAGACCTTGTTCACTCGTTAGATACAGGGGAACCGACCCGCGGGGGTGTCCGGTGCGCGTATGCCAGCACTGAACTGATTTTTGGTATCATTGAATCGCACCTACACAACGGCGCACGTATTGAACTGCCGTTGAAAGACTCAAAAGTCCGGTTACAAAGAAATCCATCTGCAAGACAACCACGGATAGAGTAACCATTTCAATATACTTATCCAAGGGGATTTTCGTCTGATTCTCTCAGATTGATACAGAATATAGGAAGTTCACGGTTGGGAATACTTGCCGACTTCCTTGTGCTGATCAGCAAGCCGCCCGCTGAGCGATAGAACCGTTCAGCGTTTGGATCCCCTTGAATAATCATTTTACTATATCCGAGGTGCCGTGCTTCTTCTTGTGCGTGCATCATTAACTTTCGACCGTAGCCTTTTCCAATAAAGGCGGGGTCAACAAATAGAAAACTCAACTCTACTTCGGCAGCAGAGATGCGTTCTAAGGAATAGAACCCTACTGCGTTTCCTACAGCTTCAATCACAAAAGTAGGGTTGTTCTCAATATAACACTCGTCAACCGTAAGTTCTTCGAGGCATGCTTTCATAAATTGATCGGAATAGCCCCAATATGACTTAGAGCGGAATGCAAGTCCGCTCAAGTGCTCAACTTCATTTGATAAAGCTTGTCGAATTTGCCATTTCTGTGTGTTAGACACAAGTTCATTTCTCCTTTATGTAGAGACGAGGTACCCTCGCCTCTACAGTCGCGAGAGATGCGCTCCGAATACGCTCTAGCTCTTCAGCACTGAAAACACCCACCATGACACCTTGTTAACATCTATATGTGAGAGTTTACCAAAGAGGCTATTTTTACGCAGACTTTTGCCAACCGAATAGATCGGTTCTAACCCCACCTACAAGGAGAACAGGAGATTAGAAAACTTCCAGGATACTGAACGGTACTGAAAATTGAAGGTGCCTGTTATTCCACTGGGTGAGTGCTATACTTGAGAACCCCATCTGCATCTGCAAATCGCATATAGAGCCCCCAGCCCATGTGATCCTGACCAATTTTGCACAGAACCGTATTCCATCCCGTTTCCAGTTGGCAAGGAATGGCATCTTCATCTGGGATTGCTTGACGAAGGACATCATTGCGGTGAATCTCTGTGCCGTTTAACCATACAGTGATTCCGTCATCGCTACCAAGTAGCAGTACAGATTCTGTCGCTTTCGGGGTGTAGACATAGGTAAAGGCATACCCAACCACTATAGGATCAACGCTGATGTTTTTGCGCAGATCAAGAAAGCCATCTGCTTCGGTTGTTGCTTCCTGCCAACGGATAGTTTCGCCCTCAATTCCCTCAAAAGTTTCCTCAAAGTTAAGCTCAATCTCAGGTCGGAGGGGTTCATCAATAGCGTTAATATCCGCCTTCGGAAATGGCCCCAGGACGAGGTAAGTTTTTATATAAGGCGAGTCATGTCGTATTTGATAGGAATCAATGCCAATCTTGTAGCCTGTGGATTCAGGTGCCTTCCCGACGATGCCGAGCACGATATGATTTTTTGCGACATTCAGCGAGATTGTGCCGAAGGTTACCAGTGTTCCAGCTATCCGTTCTGGGTTGTAGCAATCATACGGTGGACCTAACACTTTTCCATTAACGCGTAATTCCACCTGCCCATATTCCGGTCCACGCGTCAGAACAGCACTGATTTCGTATAGACTGCTATAATTCGTTTCAATTTGTTGGTTTAACGCTGCACCAGCGGCTTTTGCATTCAAAGCGACATGTCCGCCATCGATTTTAATGCCCGCCGCGCGGTAACTTTCTACCTGAAATTCATCTGTGTCTGTTAATAAGGCGACTGCCGATTGTGTGTTTTTTGGAGGCAATGTCCACTCTTTCTCATACCAAACTTGTGGTAAACGGTAGAGGTCGCGCGCCTCGTTCGTTAAAACGAGATTGTAACCGTCAAAGCAGACTGCCTCTCCCAGAAAACCATGCGGAAGATGCCACGATGCGCTCTGAATCATCTGTGCAGGATCATTCGCTGGACCCTGATATACCCAAAGGGTATCATAGGTACAGACGGCGAGGCGTG
This genomic window from Candidatus Poribacteria bacterium contains:
- a CDS encoding GNAT family N-acetyltransferase — translated: MSNTQKWQIRQALSNEVEHLSGLAFRSKSYWGYSDQFMKACLEELTVDECYIENNPTFVIEAVGNAVGFYSLERISAAEVELSFLFVDPAFIGKGYGRKLMMHAQEEARHLGYSKMIIQGDPNAERFYRSAGGLLISTRKSASIPNRELPIFCINLRESDENPLG
- a CDS encoding Gfo/Idh/MocA family oxidoreductase, whose product is MKTYRAAVIGCSRMGAFIDNEVPDYEAIKLPYSHAAGFFAEERTDLVACADLRPEVMEHFGNRYNVPKANQYTDYREMLEKEQPDIVSVATQPEHRAEIVVYAAEHGVKAIYAEKAMAASMDEAAAMVSAVEENNVAFNLGTNRRWHTGFDKMKEIIDSGEIGKLRTLIIYSNATLFNSASHHFDLILRLNSDVPASWITGYLPQGNSIFDGDVLQVDPTGGGTIQFENGVTAHALLTPRGSEWEAICDGGTVTCWNNGWQWHLRKRQDVPGWRTCQVPETFPEFEHTSSTANLVKDLVHSLDTGEPTRGGVRCAYASTELIFGIIESHLHNGARIELPLKDSKVRLQRNPSARQPRIE